Proteins from a genomic interval of Diaphorobacter sp. HDW4A:
- a CDS encoding SprT-like domain-containing protein — protein sequence MKKPAAPTEQTYAELQQAYEHFNRTLFDAGLPDCLITLQREKRSMGYFSSRRFADAHGNFTDEIAMNPSYFAVVPVLETMQTLVHEMCHLWQFHFGKPGRGRYHNEEWASKMQSIGLMPSSTGQPGGARTGERMSDYALQDGRFVQSCGQLLTTSFCLTWYDRFTDVGDRPRSPAHQMDSSVGGGEPPCVVNPALTQALVNSRNTVTTNGVGAGDTSENTAGTVKQTGPSNRWKYVCPCNTNVWGKPGLQIICGGCSGTFVAAQGMGATVA from the coding sequence ATGAAGAAACCCGCAGCCCCCACCGAGCAGACCTATGCGGAATTGCAGCAGGCCTACGAGCACTTCAACCGCACGCTGTTCGATGCTGGGCTTCCCGACTGCCTGATCACGCTGCAGCGAGAAAAGCGTTCCATGGGCTACTTCTCCAGCCGCCGGTTTGCGGATGCGCACGGGAACTTCACCGACGAAATTGCGATGAATCCGTCGTACTTCGCGGTCGTGCCCGTCCTGGAGACGATGCAGACCCTCGTCCATGAAATGTGCCACCTCTGGCAGTTTCACTTCGGCAAACCCGGGCGCGGCCGGTATCACAACGAAGAATGGGCAAGCAAGATGCAAAGCATCGGCCTCATGCCCTCCTCCACTGGCCAGCCCGGCGGAGCGCGCACAGGCGAGCGCATGTCCGACTACGCGCTGCAGGATGGCCGATTCGTACAGTCCTGCGGCCAGCTCCTCACCACCTCGTTTTGCCTGACCTGGTACGACCGCTTCACCGACGTGGGTGATCGCCCCAGAAGTCCGGCACACCAGATGGATTCGTCCGTCGGTGGTGGCGAGCCGCCCTGCGTGGTCAATCCCGCCCTCACCCAGGCGTTGGTGAACTCGCGCAATACGGTAACGACAAACGGAGTTGGCGCGGGCGACACCAGTGAGAACACTGCGGGCACCGTCAAACAAACCGGGCCGTCGAATCGCTGGAAATACGTCTGCCCCTGCAATACGAACGTATGGGGCAAGCCCGGGCTTCAGATCATCTGCGGGGGTTGCAGCGGGACGTTCGTTGCCGCCCAAGGAATGGGCGCGACAGTGGCCTGA
- the dsr1 gene encoding anti-phage defense-associated sirtuin Dsr1, whose protein sequence is MQFVRQGPDIPERLLQAHEDGRVVFFCGAGVSYPARLPGFAGLVNRLYEALSITPSPVQQSAIKAGQFDTAIGLLEADFVGGRGKVRSELAKILTPNLTAPNATVTHEALLTLAQNREGHTRLITTNFDRLFEEVRAAKSLSFPDFKAPLLPVPKTRWDGLVYLHGLLPVMATAGDLDRLVVSSGDFGLAYLIERWAARFVSELFRNFTVCFVGYSINDPVLRYMMDALAADRLMGESPQEVFAFGSYSEGEEIASASEWKAKNVVPILYRDDNHHSYLHETLRAWALTYRDGVRGKERIVVECAIARPLASTKQDDFVGRMLWALSDPGGLPAKRFAELDPVPSLDWLEPLSQDLYRHADLGRFGVSPQASVDDTLSYSLVNRPAPYSLSPWMTIVNSGPRNIRWDAVMSQLVRWLLRHLDDPKLLIWMIKCGGQPHDQLMRLIEHRLDELDELANGGNTSELDRIRANAPNAIPRPAMRTLWRLLFNGHVNPGCRDLSLYRWRDQFKRDGLTASVRLALREILTPCLSLREPFRWSDGDHDDKAHDRIMDIVEWEVVLASDHVHAGLSDIPKNEQWTAALPELLDDFTALLRDALDLMRELGGVDSENDHSYIHQPSISEHSQNKDFHDWTALVELARDAWLATATKSPERARIVAETWAHGAYPVFRRLALFAATQGQVISFRQALDWLLADDRRWLWSEETMRETMRLLVSLAPQLDTAKLTELEQAILSGPPRELYRDDVAPDRWNNIVDHGIWLRLAKMVQAGVTLSEAGQSRLHALSAQNPCQLAADESDEFPIWMGSGWVGDHDPWKSFTPIPRTRRGVLNYLSVHSILDDSQQDDWRKRCSDMFQATAYALCKLAQQSNWPVERWRDALQAWAEEKLRGRSWHFMAPVIAGIPDDLLRALSHGIGWWLQAVAKTFSGHKNHFLAIAERILGLDFEDEGDTDDTVSRAINHSVGHVTQALLDWWYRQELNDGQGLPELIKPIFTRLCDTQVAKFRHGRILLSTHALSLFRVDSAWSEQNLLPLLDWNRSELEAQAAWEGFLRSPRLYRPLMEAIKPAFLDTVNHYAQLGQHNEHFAAFLTFAALDPGDTFTKEQLATAFRALPADGLRESARALVRALEGAGDQREDYWRNRVLPFWEKIWPKSNNRASSASAESLARLCIAAGSEFPSAMATIGNWLRVVQHPDYVIHRLQESGLSARFPEGALQLLFISVSDQSPWLSPKLRQCLDTIAQTEPNLLQDRRFMRLDELARGARS, encoded by the coding sequence ATGCAGTTTGTTCGCCAAGGTCCTGATATTCCTGAAAGGCTTTTGCAAGCACATGAAGACGGGCGGGTAGTTTTCTTCTGCGGTGCGGGTGTTTCCTACCCCGCACGGCTGCCCGGCTTTGCTGGTCTGGTGAACAGACTCTACGAAGCTCTCTCGATCACGCCCAGTCCGGTACAGCAGTCCGCGATCAAGGCCGGGCAGTTCGACACCGCCATCGGCCTGCTTGAAGCAGATTTCGTTGGTGGCCGAGGAAAAGTGCGCAGTGAATTGGCGAAGATCCTGACACCTAACCTCACGGCCCCAAATGCGACGGTCACACACGAGGCCCTGCTGACACTGGCACAGAACCGCGAAGGCCATACACGACTCATCACAACTAACTTCGACCGCCTGTTCGAGGAAGTCCGGGCAGCGAAATCGCTCTCGTTTCCGGACTTCAAGGCACCTCTGCTACCAGTACCGAAGACCCGATGGGACGGTCTGGTGTACCTGCACGGCCTGTTGCCCGTTATGGCAACGGCAGGCGATCTGGATCGCCTGGTGGTCTCCAGCGGGGACTTCGGATTGGCCTACCTGATAGAACGCTGGGCCGCTCGCTTTGTGAGCGAGTTGTTCCGCAATTTCACGGTTTGCTTCGTTGGATACAGCATCAACGATCCGGTGTTGCGCTACATGATGGATGCACTGGCAGCAGACCGTTTGATGGGCGAAAGTCCACAGGAGGTGTTTGCCTTCGGCAGCTACTCCGAAGGCGAGGAAATTGCCAGTGCTAGTGAATGGAAGGCAAAGAACGTCGTACCCATTCTTTATCGCGATGACAACCATCACAGCTACCTTCACGAGACCCTGCGCGCCTGGGCCCTCACTTACCGTGACGGCGTGCGCGGTAAGGAACGTATCGTCGTTGAATGCGCTATCGCCCGCCCGCTGGCAAGTACGAAGCAGGACGATTTCGTCGGGCGGATGCTGTGGGCATTGAGCGACCCTGGCGGCTTGCCCGCAAAGCGGTTCGCGGAACTTGACCCCGTGCCCTCACTGGACTGGCTGGAGCCGTTAAGCCAGGACCTATACCGCCACGCCGATTTGGGGCGATTCGGCGTTTCGCCCCAAGCCTCAGTGGACGACACGCTTTCCTACAGCTTAGTCAACAGGCCTGCACCGTACTCGCTTTCGCCGTGGATGACGATTGTCAATTCCGGGCCTCGCAACATCCGCTGGGATGCCGTGATGTCTCAATTGGTTCGTTGGCTGCTCCGTCACCTCGACGACCCAAAGCTATTGATTTGGATGATCAAGTGCGGCGGCCAACCGCACGACCAATTAATGCGGTTGATTGAACATCGTCTCGACGAATTGGACGAACTCGCCAACGGCGGCAACACATCCGAATTGGATCGCATTCGAGCGAATGCACCTAACGCCATTCCTCGTCCCGCAATGCGGACGCTCTGGCGCTTGTTGTTCAACGGGCATGTGAATCCCGGGTGCCGTGATCTAAGCCTCTACCGTTGGCGCGATCAGTTCAAGCGTGATGGATTGACTGCCAGCGTGCGCTTAGCACTTCGGGAGATATTGACACCTTGCCTGTCATTGCGCGAGCCATTTCGTTGGTCTGATGGGGACCATGACGACAAAGCGCATGATCGCATCATGGACATTGTGGAATGGGAAGTCGTACTGGCATCAGATCACGTTCACGCCGGCTTGAGCGACATACCCAAGAATGAACAATGGACGGCGGCACTGCCGGAACTGTTGGACGACTTCACAGCCCTACTGCGCGACGCGCTTGACCTGATGCGTGAGCTTGGTGGCGTGGATAGCGAGAACGATCATTCGTATATCCATCAACCTTCGATTTCAGAGCACTCGCAAAACAAGGATTTTCACGATTGGACGGCGCTGGTTGAACTGGCCCGGGATGCGTGGTTAGCCACTGCAACGAAGTCGCCGGAACGGGCGCGTATCGTAGCCGAGACTTGGGCACACGGGGCGTATCCGGTATTTCGACGCCTCGCGCTGTTTGCCGCAACACAGGGGCAGGTCATTTCGTTTCGGCAAGCTCTCGACTGGCTGTTGGCGGATGATCGGCGGTGGCTTTGGTCGGAGGAGACCATGCGCGAAACCATGCGCCTGCTGGTTTCTTTGGCACCGCAACTGGACACAGCAAAGCTGACCGAACTGGAGCAGGCAATTCTGTCGGGGCCGCCCCGCGAGTTGTACCGTGACGATGTTGCCCCCGATCGCTGGAACAATATCGTTGATCACGGCATATGGCTGCGGCTTGCGAAAATGGTCCAAGCAGGTGTGACTCTTAGCGAAGCGGGACAGTCGCGGCTCCATGCCCTCTCAGCACAGAATCCGTGCCAGCTAGCCGCCGACGAAAGTGACGAATTTCCCATCTGGATGGGAAGTGGCTGGGTCGGCGATCACGATCCGTGGAAGTCATTCACTCCGATTCCGCGCACGAGGCGCGGAGTGCTGAACTATCTGTCGGTGCACTCCATTCTGGATGACTCGCAGCAGGACGACTGGCGCAAGCGGTGCTCTGATATGTTTCAGGCAACGGCCTACGCCTTGTGCAAGCTCGCGCAGCAAAGCAATTGGCCAGTCGAACGCTGGCGCGATGCGCTGCAAGCCTGGGCGGAGGAAAAGCTGCGGGGCCGTTCGTGGCATTTCATGGCTCCAGTTATCGCTGGCATCCCTGACGACTTGCTGCGAGCTTTGTCTCACGGCATCGGTTGGTGGCTGCAAGCCGTGGCGAAAACTTTCAGTGGTCATAAAAACCACTTTCTGGCGATTGCTGAGCGCATCTTGGGCTTGGATTTTGAGGATGAGGGCGACACTGACGATACGGTCTCCCGCGCCATCAATCATTCCGTTGGCCACGTGACGCAAGCATTGCTAGATTGGTGGTATCGCCAAGAACTAAATGATGGGCAGGGACTGCCCGAACTTATCAAGCCCATCTTCACGCGGCTTTGCGATACGCAGGTCGCTAAGTTCAGGCACGGTCGGATACTGTTGTCGACCCATGCCCTCTCTTTGTTCAGGGTGGACAGCGCTTGGTCCGAGCAGAACCTTCTGCCATTGCTTGACTGGAACCGTTCTGAACTGGAAGCACAGGCAGCTTGGGAGGGCTTCCTCCGGTCGCCACGGCTGTATCGTCCATTGATGGAAGCGATCAAGCCCGCCTTCCTCGATACGGTGAATCACTATGCGCAATTGGGCCAGCACAATGAACATTTTGCGGCGTTCCTGACATTCGCTGCGCTCGACCCTGGCGACACTTTCACTAAAGAGCAGTTGGCCACTGCCTTCCGCGCACTTCCCGCTGATGGTCTGCGCGAATCGGCTAGGGCCTTAGTGCGAGCGCTGGAAGGTGCAGGTGATCAGCGCGAGGATTACTGGAGGAATCGGGTCTTACCGTTCTGGGAAAAGATCTGGCCAAAATCCAACAATCGGGCTTCGAGCGCCAGCGCCGAGTCGCTGGCTCGCCTGTGCATCGCAGCAGGTAGTGAGTTTCCATCAGCCATGGCCACGATTGGAAACTGGTTGCGCGTTGTGCAGCATCCCGACTACGTAATTCATCGATTGCAGGAGTCAGGCCTATCCGCCCGTTTTCCCGAAGGCGCGCTGCAACTACTGTTCATTAGCGTAAGTGATCAGTCGCCGTGGCTATCGCCGAAGCTACGCCAGTGCCTTGATACCATCGCTCAAACAGAGCCCAACTTACTTCAGGACCGTAGATTCATGAGACTGGATGAGTTAGCAAGGGGAGCCAGGTCATGA
- a CDS encoding PAS domain-containing protein, whose product MSDIRPRLRTLEPDSDNRLYQTLLESTLAIPFKIDWASKKYTYIGPQIEDLLGWSPESWHTVNDWAERIHPEEREQTVGRCVELCLAGVDHEAEYRAQTKDNRYVWVREVVHVLCDEDGQPTALIGFTFDITAQKKTEQLRAELEEQRLSNVRLQERLRLTQDLHDGLGGSLVYMIASVEQGNGAMARPQVLSMLKLIRNDLRQTIDSNASAQVRVPASPQEWLAPLRHRFNSLFEVLDVDCDWEFARDWRTPPNAMQYLALTRLIEEALTNVIKHSQARHVRLAFKQPEDDTLQLEIEDNGVGFDVEQVNASGLGIGMRSMSVRISRVGGVLSIESKPGRTLLSARVTLSPN is encoded by the coding sequence ATGTCCGATATACGTCCCCGCCTGCGCACGCTAGAGCCTGACTCAGACAATCGTCTGTATCAGACGTTGCTGGAGTCCACGCTGGCGATTCCGTTCAAGATCGATTGGGCGTCCAAGAAATACACCTATATCGGCCCACAGATCGAAGACCTTCTAGGGTGGAGCCCGGAGAGCTGGCATACAGTGAACGATTGGGCCGAGCGCATTCACCCGGAGGAGCGTGAGCAGACGGTGGGTCGCTGCGTGGAGCTTTGCCTCGCCGGCGTAGACCACGAGGCTGAGTATCGCGCGCAGACCAAGGACAACCGCTATGTCTGGGTACGTGAAGTGGTGCATGTACTGTGCGACGAGGACGGGCAACCCACCGCACTGATCGGCTTCACGTTCGACATCACCGCGCAGAAGAAAACCGAGCAACTGCGTGCCGAGCTGGAGGAGCAGAGGCTCTCCAACGTGCGGCTGCAGGAGCGCCTGCGGCTCACGCAGGATCTGCATGACGGGCTGGGCGGCTCGTTGGTCTACATGATCGCGTCCGTCGAGCAAGGCAATGGCGCGATGGCCCGGCCGCAGGTGCTGTCCATGCTCAAGCTGATCCGAAACGATCTGCGCCAGACCATCGACAGCAATGCCTCGGCTCAGGTACGGGTTCCTGCATCACCGCAGGAATGGCTTGCACCGCTGCGTCACCGGTTCAACAGTCTGTTCGAAGTGCTGGATGTGGACTGCGATTGGGAGTTTGCGCGTGACTGGCGTACACCGCCCAATGCGATGCAGTATCTGGCGCTGACGCGACTGATCGAAGAGGCGCTGACCAATGTGATCAAACACAGCCAAGCCCGGCATGTGCGCCTCGCGTTCAAACAACCTGAAGACGACACGTTGCAGCTCGAGATCGAGGACAACGGCGTGGGCTTCGATGTCGAGCAGGTCAACGCGTCGGGTCTGGGCATAGGCATGCGCTCGATGTCAGTCCGCATCTCCCGCGTGGGCGGAGTGCTGTCCATCGAATCCAAGCCGGGCCGCACCCTGTTGTCAGCACGAGTGACGTTAAGCCCGAACTGA
- a CDS encoding acyl-CoA dehydrogenase family protein — MNVQETEINEAFRAEVREWMHAHLTGKFAPLKHASGLGAEGYDAQLAKEWEQELAKGGWTGIGWSAEHGGRGATLAQQVIYHEEYVSCGGPGRIGHIGETLLAPTLMHYGTPEQKERFLPGILAGKDYWAQGYSEPGAGSDLAAIRTKARIDPATGEWVIEGQKVWTSWAHESEWIFVLARCDEAVAPAASGGRHGAMVLLLVRLNQPGVEVRPIRQITGTSEFNEVFFDGARTEASLHLGPVGDGWKVAMYLLGCERGASTLGQQAHFRYELNLILDLARKNGAARNPLLRQRLAKAALGLQTLRSHALRSSDEGTSQRVASVSKYAWSNWHRNLGELAMEVLGEEGELLQSDPELRPLQQLWLVSRADTIYAGTNEIQMNLMAERALGMPR, encoded by the coding sequence ATGAACGTGCAAGAAACCGAGATCAACGAAGCCTTTCGCGCCGAGGTGCGTGAATGGATGCATGCACACCTCACTGGCAAGTTCGCGCCGCTCAAGCACGCGAGCGGACTGGGTGCGGAGGGCTATGACGCCCAGCTCGCCAAGGAATGGGAGCAGGAGCTTGCCAAGGGCGGTTGGACTGGCATCGGCTGGTCGGCCGAGCACGGCGGACGTGGCGCGACGCTTGCACAGCAGGTGATCTATCATGAAGAGTACGTGAGCTGCGGCGGCCCCGGCCGCATCGGCCACATCGGCGAGACACTACTCGCGCCCACGCTCATGCATTACGGCACACCAGAACAGAAGGAGCGCTTTCTGCCTGGCATCCTGGCGGGCAAGGACTACTGGGCGCAGGGCTACTCCGAGCCAGGCGCGGGCTCCGACCTTGCTGCCATTCGCACCAAGGCTCGCATCGATCCCGCGACCGGCGAATGGGTGATCGAAGGCCAGAAGGTCTGGACTTCGTGGGCGCATGAATCCGAATGGATCTTCGTGCTCGCACGCTGCGATGAAGCTGTTGCTCCCGCAGCAAGTGGTGGTCGCCACGGCGCAATGGTGCTGCTGCTTGTACGCCTGAATCAGCCTGGCGTGGAAGTGCGGCCGATTCGCCAGATCACCGGCACATCTGAATTCAACGAGGTGTTCTTCGACGGCGCACGTACCGAAGCCAGCCTGCATCTTGGCCCCGTGGGCGACGGCTGGAAGGTCGCGATGTATCTGCTCGGCTGCGAGCGCGGCGCGTCCACGCTCGGACAACAGGCGCATTTCCGCTACGAGCTGAACCTGATCCTCGACCTTGCCCGTAAGAACGGCGCCGCCCGCAACCCTTTGTTGCGCCAGCGCCTGGCCAAGGCAGCGCTTGGCCTGCAGACGCTGCGTAGCCACGCGCTGCGATCATCGGATGAAGGCACCTCACAGCGCGTGGCGTCGGTCTCCAAATACGCGTGGTCCAACTGGCACCGCAACTTGGGCGAGCTGGCGATGGAAGTGTTGGGGGAAGAGGGAGAACTGCTGCAGAGCGATCCCGAGTTGCGCCCGCTTCAACAGCTTTGGCTCGTCAGTCGTGCGGACACGATCTACGCCGGCACGAACGAGATTCAAATGAACCTGATGGCAGAGAGAGCGCTCGGCATGCCGAGGTAA
- a CDS encoding acyl-CoA dehydrogenase family protein, with translation MDFGLNDEQRMIAESAAVFLAENSASAQVREVVERHGGFDRALWQQVCEMGWSTVALPEAAGGMGLGLMELVLLSEQMGAHLACVPFFDAVVAPAPLWRHLCSSDSGLAVVERLALSSKVCVLGMTVRGALSASARVVVDGSSLLLEGRWQQVASGAVADVFILPATLPCGSLALLEVAADAAGLSVEALVTVDGTRTSAHITAKQVTLASSAVLVQGDALHALWAELRSFGAIALAAEQVGVAERALELAVSYTKERMQFGKAVASFQGIKHRAAQMLVGVEMSRSAVYSAAAAADAGTVGNALFMYAAQSRTEATEAALFSTRECIQLHGGVGFTWEFDPHLYFRRAQTLSQRMGTVEQWHEQVAGLLLDDEPQQTQQPAALEAA, from the coding sequence ATGGACTTTGGTTTGAACGACGAACAACGCATGATTGCGGAATCTGCGGCGGTTTTCCTGGCGGAGAACAGTGCCAGCGCGCAGGTGCGAGAGGTGGTAGAGCGACACGGCGGTTTTGACCGGGCGCTGTGGCAGCAGGTGTGCGAGATGGGGTGGAGCACCGTGGCGCTGCCCGAGGCCGCGGGTGGCATGGGCCTTGGGCTCATGGAGCTGGTGCTGCTGTCCGAGCAAATGGGGGCGCATCTTGCTTGCGTGCCGTTCTTTGATGCGGTGGTGGCACCTGCTCCTTTGTGGCGGCATCTTTGCTCCAGCGATTCGGGGCTTGCCGTGGTGGAGCGGTTGGCGCTTTCGTCTAAGGTGTGTGTGCTGGGCATGACGGTGCGCGGTGCGCTGTCGGCCAGCGCGCGTGTGGTGGTCGATGGCTCTTCTCTGTTGCTTGAGGGCCGTTGGCAGCAAGTGGCGTCGGGGGCGGTGGCCGATGTGTTCATTCTTCCTGCGACGCTGCCTTGCGGGTCGCTGGCCTTGCTTGAGGTCGCTGCGGACGCGGCTGGTCTGTCGGTCGAAGCCCTGGTGACGGTCGATGGTACGCGCACGAGCGCGCATATCACCGCCAAGCAGGTGACGTTGGCGAGCAGTGCGGTGCTGGTGCAAGGTGATGCGTTGCATGCGTTGTGGGCCGAGCTGCGCAGCTTTGGGGCGATTGCGCTGGCGGCGGAACAGGTCGGAGTAGCCGAGCGGGCGTTGGAACTCGCGGTGAGCTACACCAAGGAGCGCATGCAGTTCGGCAAGGCCGTGGCGTCGTTCCAAGGCATCAAGCACCGCGCGGCACAGATGCTGGTGGGCGTTGAAATGTCGCGTTCTGCCGTCTACAGCGCGGCGGCGGCGGCCGATGCAGGGACCGTGGGCAATGCGCTTTTCATGTACGCCGCGCAGTCACGCACCGAGGCGACCGAGGCGGCGCTGTTCTCCACACGCGAATGCATTCAGCTGCATGGTGGCGTGGGCTTCACCTGGGAGTTCGATCCGCATCTGTACTTCCGCCGTGCGCAGACGCTGAGCCAGCGCATGGGCACGGTGGAGCAATGGCACGAGCAAGTGGCTGGACTTCTGCTCGACGATGAACCACAACAGACACAACAGCCAGCTGCGCTGGAGGCCGCATGA
- a CDS encoding SDR family oxidoreductase, with protein sequence MGICDQRTVVITGAGGGLGRAYALAFASEGANVVINDIRADAAQAVADEVIAAGGKALANAGDITTMAGAQSILDAAVAAFGDVNVLVNNAGVLRDRMFLSITEDDWDMVMRVHLRGHFCMANTLGRYWREQKKAGKTVDARIVNTSSGAGLQGSIGQSNYVAAKGGIASLTLVQAAELARYGITVNCLAPAARTSMTEGAMPEMVKKPESGFDAWDPLNVASIVVWLGSSLSAHVTGRCFEAKGGEISVADGWFTGTIRDKGARWEPSEMTSVVDQLIVEGRKPQKVYGT encoded by the coding sequence ATGGGTATTTGCGATCAACGTACCGTGGTGATCACCGGTGCTGGCGGAGGCCTTGGCCGGGCCTATGCACTCGCATTCGCGAGCGAAGGTGCAAACGTGGTGATCAACGACATCCGCGCCGATGCCGCGCAGGCGGTGGCTGACGAAGTGATTGCTGCTGGTGGCAAAGCGCTGGCAAACGCGGGGGACATCACGACGATGGCGGGTGCGCAATCGATTCTTGACGCCGCCGTAGCTGCGTTCGGCGATGTGAATGTGCTGGTCAATAACGCGGGTGTTCTGCGTGATCGCATGTTCCTGAGCATCACCGAAGATGACTGGGACATGGTGATGCGTGTGCATCTGCGCGGGCACTTCTGCATGGCCAATACTTTGGGTCGTTACTGGCGTGAGCAGAAGAAGGCGGGCAAGACGGTGGACGCACGCATCGTCAACACGAGCTCCGGCGCGGGTCTGCAGGGCTCCATCGGGCAGAGCAACTATGTGGCGGCCAAGGGCGGCATTGCCAGTCTGACACTGGTGCAGGCGGCGGAGCTGGCTCGCTATGGGATTACCGTGAACTGTCTGGCTCCGGCTGCGCGTACTTCGATGACCGAAGGGGCGATGCCTGAGATGGTGAAGAAGCCGGAGTCGGGGTTTGATGCCTGGGATCCGTTGAATGTGGCGTCCATCGTGGTTTGGCTGGGGAGTTCGCTTTCTGCTCACGTGACGGGGCGGTGTTTTGAGGCCAAGGGTGGAGAAATCTCCGTGGCCGACGGTTGGTTTACCGGCACCATCCGCGACAAGGGGGCACGTTGGGAGCCTTCTGAAATGACGTCCGTTGTTGATCAATTGATTGTTGAAGGGCGCAAGCCTCAGAAGGTTTATGGGACCTGA
- a CDS encoding amidase — protein sequence MTAVAGSIGTTTFGASAATKAPVDAIEWAAQMRSGALTPLEALDATIACVEAYPKLNAVVLRDFDLARDQAKQLSALGAAARAEATAHAPLWGVPFLLKDLGVTMQGTVTSHGCRFFKDAVAPVDSTIVARHKVGGLNIFGKTAAPEFGMTTTTESSLYGITPNPWNAKHTTGGSSGGAAAVVAAGILPVAHATDGGGSIRIPSSHCGMFGLKPSRGRTPTGPFSLDGAAGLSVGHAISRTVRDSALLLDLAAGPEAGSRVRPPSDAAGTYLQALSLAPEKKLRIAIWRNNYFGLPVHADCLVALDKAAKACEAMGHVIEDKMPELPVAEIYAGMGPAMSAGMLVAVQAREKQLGRVAREDEFEPLDWAMLQSAKSATAAQLFLARSGFDRAGQLLDRFLSQYDLILSPVTAVPPQLLGALRLDQPYESYAREAMKSSAFTSLLNLSGHPAMSVPMHWTAENLPIGAHFVAPFGGEGRLLRLAAQLEQAHPWAQRMPDLSGFKA from the coding sequence ATGACCGCAGTTGCAGGCTCCATCGGCACCACGACATTCGGCGCGTCGGCTGCCACCAAGGCACCGGTCGACGCCATCGAATGGGCGGCGCAGATGCGCAGCGGTGCGCTCACGCCGCTCGAGGCGCTGGACGCCACGATTGCGTGCGTCGAGGCTTACCCCAAGCTCAATGCGGTGGTGCTGCGCGACTTCGATCTGGCGCGCGATCAAGCGAAGCAGCTTTCCGCTCTCGGCGCGGCAGCTCGTGCCGAAGCCACGGCTCACGCACCGCTTTGGGGCGTGCCGTTTCTGCTCAAGGACCTGGGCGTGACCATGCAGGGCACCGTCACCAGCCATGGCTGCCGCTTCTTCAAGGACGCGGTCGCGCCGGTGGATAGCACCATCGTCGCGCGCCACAAGGTGGGCGGGCTCAATATTTTCGGCAAAACTGCAGCGCCCGAATTCGGCATGACGACGACGACCGAATCGTCGCTCTACGGCATTACGCCCAATCCCTGGAACGCCAAACACACGACAGGCGGCTCGTCCGGCGGCGCGGCTGCAGTGGTGGCGGCGGGCATTCTGCCGGTGGCGCACGCGACTGACGGCGGCGGCTCCATCCGCATTCCGTCCTCGCACTGCGGTATGTTCGGCCTCAAACCCAGCCGTGGTCGCACCCCGACGGGGCCATTCAGTCTCGACGGCGCTGCTGGCCTGTCGGTTGGCCACGCGATCAGCCGCACGGTGCGCGACAGCGCCTTGCTGCTCGATCTGGCGGCGGGGCCCGAGGCGGGCTCGCGCGTGCGCCCGCCCAGCGATGCGGCGGGTACCTATCTGCAGGCGCTGTCGCTTGCGCCAGAGAAGAAGCTGCGCATTGCGATTTGGCGCAACAACTATTTCGGTCTGCCCGTGCATGCAGACTGTCTGGTCGCGCTCGACAAGGCTGCCAAGGCCTGCGAGGCCATGGGCCATGTGATCGAGGATAAGATGCCGGAGCTGCCGGTCGCTGAAATCTACGCGGGCATGGGCCCAGCGATGAGCGCTGGAATGCTGGTGGCCGTACAGGCGCGCGAAAAGCAACTGGGCCGTGTTGCGCGTGAGGACGAGTTTGAACCACTCGACTGGGCGATGCTGCAGTCCGCCAAGAGCGCTACTGCCGCGCAGCTGTTCCTGGCGCGCTCGGGTTTCGACCGGGCAGGGCAGTTGCTTGACCGATTCCTCTCGCAATACGACCTGATTCTCTCGCCGGTCACGGCCGTGCCGCCGCAGTTGCTGGGCGCGCTGCGCCTCGATCAGCCGTATGAAAGCTATGCACGCGAGGCAATGAAGTCGTCGGCGTTCACGTCGCTGTTGAACCTGAGCGGCCACCCAGCCATGAGCGTGCCCATGCACTGGACGGCGGAGAACCTGCCGATTGGCGCGCACTTCGTCGCCCCGTTCGGCGGCGAAGGCCGATTGCTGCGTCTTGCCGCACAACTCGAGCAGGCGCACCCATGGGCGCAGCGCATGCCGGACCTCAGCGGATTCAAAGCTTGA